Proteins encoded in a region of the Candidatus Stygibacter australis genome:
- a CDS encoding phosphoribosylamine--glycine ligase family protein produces MNIAVIGSGGREHAIVWKLQQSERAEKVFCIPGNAGTHNNVELKVNDFSGIKRFCEDNDVKLIFVGPEQPLNEGITDYFDGSGIMVFGPDKRASQLESSKIFAKEFMI; encoded by the coding sequence ATGAATATAGCAGTGATTGGTTCCGGGGGAAGAGAGCATGCAATTGTCTGGAAACTACAGCAAAGTGAAAGAGCTGAAAAAGTCTTTTGCATCCCGGGTAATGCGGGAACCCACAACAATGTAGAACTAAAGGTAAATGATTTTAGCGGGATCAAGCGATTCTGTGAAGATAATGATGTGAAACTGATATTTGTGGGACCAGAGCAGCCCTTAAATGAGGGAATCACAGATTATTTCGACGGTAGTGGTATAATGGTTTTTGGGCCAGATAAACGGGCTTCACAACTTGAAAGCTCAAAAATATTCGCCAAAGAGTTCATGATCA